One Methylophilus sp. TWE2 DNA segment encodes these proteins:
- the orn gene encoding oligoribonuclease, translating into MTRGTQLATNQDNLIWLDMEMSGLLPDSDRILELAAVVTDAQLNVIAESPVLVVHQSDAVLDGMDAWNKGTHGRSGLIDKVKTSTLDEEAATDAMLAFLKEHVPAGKSPMCGNSICQDRRFMARYMPRLEQFFHYRNLDVSVFKELSRRWRPDIYAGFKKASRHEALADIYESIDELKYYRDHFLNMTPSAKTE; encoded by the coding sequence ATGACGAGAGGCACACAATTGGCAACTAATCAGGACAATTTAATCTGGCTGGATATGGAAATGAGTGGGTTGCTACCTGACAGTGATCGCATTCTTGAATTGGCGGCCGTGGTCACCGATGCACAATTGAATGTGATCGCTGAATCTCCTGTGCTGGTCGTGCATCAATCGGACGCTGTCCTGGATGGTATGGATGCCTGGAATAAGGGAACACACGGACGCAGTGGACTGATTGATAAAGTGAAGACCTCCACACTGGATGAAGAGGCTGCCACAGATGCCATGCTGGCCTTTCTCAAAGAGCATGTCCCTGCTGGCAAGTCGCCGATGTGTGGTAACTCTATTTGTCAGGACAGGCGTTTTATGGCCCGCTACATGCCAAGGCTGGAGCAGTTCTTCCATTACCGTAATCTGGATGTGAGTGTTTTCAAAGAACTGTCTCGTCGCTGGCGCCCGGATATTTATGCAGGCTTTAAAAAAGCCAGCCGCCATGAGGCCTTGGCAGATATTTACGAATCCATTGATGAATTAAAGTATTACCGCGATCATTTCCTGAACATGACACCATCTGCCAAAACAGAGTGA
- a CDS encoding M48 family metallopeptidase: protein MSGLFTQIFVTIVIISLAVRTWLGLRHIRHIQQHRQQVPVAFSHTISLEAHQRAADYTTAKVKLRLSETLIETVVLLALTLGGVLQILDQTWQQWLPDHDIIRGALVICSAMLISSVATLPFDYIQTFNVDEKFGFNKMSRSMFFSDLVKHTIVGLLLGGPILFVALWLMQGAGDWWWLYLWLIWSAFNLFMLAVYPIWIAPLFNKFTPMQDQTLKARIEALLHKCGFTSQGLFVMDGSTRSGHGNAYFTGFGKNKRVVFFDTLLEKLSADEIEAVLAHELGHFKHQHVIKRIVMMFGLSLLGLALLGYLIKQEWFFTGLGVAEASNHMALLLFVLVSPVFMFILRPLLAAYSRTNEFEADHYAAQQSKPQFLIDALVKLYRDNASTLTPDPLHSAFYDSHPPASLRIAKLQTYA from the coding sequence ATGTCCGGACTTTTTACTCAAATATTTGTGACGATAGTCATCATCAGCCTTGCCGTACGCACTTGGCTCGGGTTGCGCCACATCCGCCACATTCAGCAACACCGCCAACAAGTGCCTGTGGCGTTTAGCCACACCATCAGCCTGGAGGCACACCAGCGAGCCGCAGATTACACCACGGCAAAGGTCAAGCTGCGGTTGAGTGAAACCCTGATAGAAACGGTTGTTTTACTGGCACTGACCCTTGGCGGTGTATTGCAAATACTTGATCAAACCTGGCAACAATGGCTACCTGACCACGATATTATTCGTGGCGCCCTGGTCATTTGCTCGGCGATGCTGATTTCCAGCGTTGCGACATTGCCCTTCGATTACATCCAGACCTTCAATGTCGATGAAAAATTCGGGTTTAACAAAATGTCTCGCAGCATGTTTTTCTCTGATCTGGTCAAACATACGATTGTCGGCTTGTTGCTCGGTGGCCCGATTCTATTCGTGGCCTTATGGCTCATGCAAGGCGCGGGTGACTGGTGGTGGCTCTACTTGTGGCTTATCTGGAGCGCGTTCAACCTGTTTATGTTAGCAGTGTATCCGATCTGGATTGCACCGTTATTTAACAAATTCACGCCCATGCAGGATCAAACCCTTAAAGCGCGTATTGAAGCGCTGTTGCATAAATGCGGTTTTACCAGCCAGGGCCTGTTTGTCATGGATGGTTCTACACGCTCAGGCCATGGCAATGCCTATTTCACCGGTTTTGGTAAAAACAAACGGGTGGTCTTTTTTGATACCCTGCTGGAAAAATTAAGTGCAGATGAAATAGAGGCTGTTCTGGCGCACGAGCTGGGACACTTCAAGCATCAGCATGTCATCAAACGCATTGTGATGATGTTTGGCTTGAGTTTGCTCGGATTAGCGCTGCTGGGCTATCTGATCAAGCAGGAATGGTTCTTCACAGGCTTAGGCGTTGCCGAAGCCAGCAATCACATGGCCTTACTGCTGTTTGTATTGGTGTCACCGGTCTTTATGTTTATCCTGCGCCCGCTCTTGGCCGCTTATTCCCGCACCAATGAATTTGAAGCAGATCACTATGCAGCACAACAATCCAAACCACAGTTCCTGATTGATGCTCTGGTCAAGCTGTACCGCGATAATGCCTCCACACTGACCCCTGATCCACTGCATTCAGCATTTTATGATTCACATCCGCCTGCCAGCCTGCGCATCGCCAAATTGCAGACTTACGCATGA
- a CDS encoding cytochrome c, with translation MKQRLLTASFFALATFTASAADNTLQSGKTLVETHCISCHASSFGGDGGGIYTREYRKVRSFNGLKAQVTNCNTMLNLKWFDDEEQLVVQYLNHTYYHF, from the coding sequence ATGAAACAACGCTTGCTGACCGCCAGTTTTTTCGCACTTGCCACCTTCACGGCAAGTGCGGCAGACAACACGCTGCAGTCAGGTAAAACACTGGTCGAAACCCATTGCATCAGTTGCCATGCGAGTAGTTTTGGCGGCGACGGCGGTGGCATTTATACACGTGAATACCGTAAAGTGCGTTCTTTCAATGGTTTAAAAGCGCAAGTCACCAACTGCAACACCATGCTCAACCTGAAATGGTTTGATGATGAAGAGCAGCTAGTGGTACAGTATTTAAATCACACCTACTATCATTTCTAG
- the glgA gene encoding glycogen synthase GlgA has translation MRLLFVTSEIFPLIKTGGLADVSGALPAALTATGVDVQILLPAYRGILAQCDSPQHLGSLQAFHDIRCDIYQTTLPGTRIPLLLIDDLALYDRYGGPYNHPIYGDWQDNPLRFGLLSKVAAMLSVPNMLQSWLPEIVHCNDWQTGLAPYYLKQMGSMAKSVFSIHNLAFQGNFHADWRYRLTLNEEDFQPAGYEFYGHLSFMKAGLYYADALSTVSPTYAREIQTEQFGFGFQGLLQHRAHDLTGILNGIDTDVWNPSTDPYLPNNYDEKTLASKKHVKKSLQVELGLQPRASAPLLGVVSRLTHQKGLDMLVEIAHELLATGCQLAVLGSGEPALEQEYLALMQQYPGQVSVTIGYNEPLSHRIMAGTDIFVMPSRFEPCGLNQMYGLRYGTIPVVANTGGLADSVQGGVVPDKGLLPTNMTGLVMPENNPWTLLVTLRQALQIYANSRQWKQLQKQAMQHDVSWETSAQHYLEMYQKLLNV, from the coding sequence TTGCGTTTACTATTTGTCACTTCAGAAATTTTCCCATTGATCAAAACAGGAGGCTTGGCAGATGTCAGCGGTGCATTACCCGCTGCACTTACCGCAACTGGCGTGGATGTTCAGATTCTATTGCCCGCCTACCGTGGCATCCTGGCGCAATGTGACTCACCGCAGCACTTAGGCTCCTTGCAGGCCTTTCACGATATTCGTTGCGACATTTACCAGACTACCCTGCCCGGCACCCGCATCCCTTTGCTGCTGATTGACGATCTGGCACTCTATGACCGCTACGGCGGCCCTTACAACCACCCGATTTATGGTGACTGGCAAGATAATCCACTGCGCTTTGGTTTGCTATCCAAGGTTGCGGCGATGCTGTCTGTACCGAATATGCTGCAATCCTGGCTGCCGGAAATTGTTCATTGCAATGACTGGCAAACCGGACTTGCCCCCTACTATCTCAAGCAAATGGGCAGTATGGCCAAATCCGTTTTCAGTATCCACAACCTAGCTTTTCAGGGTAACTTTCATGCCGACTGGCGTTATCGCCTAACGCTCAATGAAGAGGATTTCCAGCCAGCGGGTTACGAGTTTTACGGTCACCTGTCATTCATGAAAGCAGGATTGTATTACGCCGATGCACTGTCAACAGTCAGCCCGACCTACGCCAGAGAAATCCAGACTGAACAGTTTGGATTTGGTTTCCAGGGGTTACTGCAACATCGCGCCCATGATTTGACTGGCATACTGAATGGCATAGACACAGACGTGTGGAATCCGTCAACCGACCCTTATCTGCCTAACAATTATGATGAAAAAACGCTCGCCAGCAAGAAGCATGTCAAAAAATCGTTACAAGTGGAATTAGGCCTACAGCCACGCGCTTCAGCTCCATTGCTTGGCGTGGTCAGTCGACTGACGCATCAAAAGGGGCTGGATATGCTGGTTGAGATTGCGCATGAGTTGCTTGCGACCGGTTGCCAGTTGGCTGTATTGGGTAGCGGTGAACCAGCGTTGGAGCAGGAGTATCTGGCACTGATGCAGCAATATCCAGGGCAGGTCTCTGTCACCATCGGTTACAACGAGCCATTGTCGCACCGTATCATGGCTGGCACCGATATCTTTGTCATGCCTTCCCGTTTCGAACCATGCGGGCTGAACCAGATGTACGGATTGCGATACGGCACTATTCCGGTCGTCGCCAATACTGGCGGCTTGGCAGATTCGGTGCAAGGCGGAGTCGTCCCTGACAAAGGATTGTTACCAACCAACATGACAGGACTGGTAATGCCGGAAAATAATCCATGGACACTTTTGGTCACATTAAGGCAGGCATTGCAGATTTATGCCAATTCTCGTCAGTGGAAACAACTGCAAAAACAGGCCATGCAACACGATGTCAGCTGGGAAACCAGCGCTCAACACTACCTGGAAATGTATCAAAAACTGCTTAATGTTTAA
- the rsgA gene encoding ribosome small subunit-dependent GTPase A, with the protein MSLEGLIVAAYGKRYNVELPDGRILSCVTRGKKVDNAAGDRVTVKLTANNEGVIEKTAERQTLLYRSNAYKSKILAANVTQILIVLATQPSFYEDLLNRCLIAAEAAGIRAVIILNKCDLPNPQAMQKLQQYAALGYLTLQLNATDSVDCLRPLLEGHTSALVGQSGMGKSTIINSLLPEARSKTQEISATLDSGKHTTTATHLYHLDSDSAIIDSPGLQEFGLYHIEEAELEYAFVEFRPFIGHCKFNNCTHTHEPGCVILQALADGQISPERHQIFLQIRAENSVQLYG; encoded by the coding sequence ATGTCCCTTGAAGGTCTCATTGTCGCTGCCTACGGCAAGCGCTATAACGTAGAATTGCCCGATGGACGCATTCTGAGCTGTGTCACACGTGGTAAAAAAGTCGATAATGCGGCAGGTGACCGTGTCACAGTCAAACTGACTGCCAATAATGAAGGCGTGATTGAAAAAACAGCCGAACGCCAGACTCTGCTCTACCGCAGCAATGCGTACAAAAGCAAGATACTGGCAGCCAATGTCACACAAATCCTGATTGTGCTGGCCACACAACCCAGCTTTTATGAAGACTTGCTGAATCGTTGCCTGATTGCGGCCGAAGCAGCAGGCATACGGGCAGTCATCATCCTGAATAAATGTGACCTGCCCAACCCGCAAGCGATGCAAAAACTGCAGCAATATGCAGCGCTAGGTTACCTTACCCTGCAGCTGAATGCGACGGACTCCGTTGATTGCTTAAGACCTTTACTTGAGGGACACACCAGCGCCCTTGTCGGCCAGTCTGGCATGGGTAAATCAACGATTATTAACAGCCTGCTGCCAGAAGCACGCAGCAAAACACAGGAAATCAGCGCTACGCTGGACAGCGGTAAACATACAACGACAGCGACACATTTGTATCACCTGGATAGCGATAGCGCCATTATTGACTCGCCCGGTTTACAAGAATTCGGGTTATACCATATTGAAGAAGCAGAGCTGGAGTATGCGTTTGTCGAATTCAGGCCGTTTATCGGTCATTGTAAATTCAACAATTGCACCCATACGCACGAACCAGGCTGTGTCATTCTACAGGCCTTGGCTGACGGTCAGATTTCACCCGAACGCCATCAGATATTCCTGCAAATCCGCGCTGAAAACTCAGTACAACTTTACGGCTAA